The following proteins are encoded in a genomic region of Corylus avellana chromosome ca4, CavTom2PMs-1.0:
- the LOC132180072 gene encoding uncharacterized protein LOC132180072: MSRPMEEDVAVKNEEEEFNTGPLSVLMMSVKNNTQVLINCRNNKKLLGRVRAFDRHCNMVLENVREMWTEVPKTGKGKKKAHPVNKDRFISKMFLRGDSVIIVLRNPK, translated from the exons ATGAG CCGACCAATGGAGGAAGAT GTTGCTGTTAAAAATGAGGAAGAGGAATTTAACACGGGACCGCTTTCTGTTCTCATGATGAGTGTTAAAAACAACACACAG GTGCTCATTAATTGTCGGAATAACAAAAAGCTGTTGGGTCGTGTCAGAGCCTTTGATCGGCATTGCAACATGGTTCTTGAAAATGTCAGGGAAATGTGGACTGAG GTACCAAAAACTGGGAAAGGCAAGAAAAAAGCCCATCCAGTCAACAAGGACAGATTCATCAGTAAGATGTTTCTTCGTGGAGATTCTGTTATCATTGTTCTTAGGAATCCCAAGTGA